A stretch of the Ostrea edulis chromosome 9, xbOstEdul1.1, whole genome shotgun sequence genome encodes the following:
- the LOC130049939 gene encoding uncharacterized protein LOC130049939, with the protein MLQDPMTLSSLLRNDDAIRFMQPIRGTPAYWATAQKDLFAMLRQLGIPTWFCSFSVAEYRWNDAVRIILQQQSIDRNPDQMEWSEKNDVLRSNPVTVARMFEHRFQIFHREVILSPAEPIGKVVDFFQRVEFQQRGSPHMHCLYWVENAPNIDSDGEEAVCNFIDRYVACAVPSESDDPELRKSVLEVQQHSKKHSKSCKKKGTECRFNFPRPPSQKTFITSIQEEEKSDECKIEAKVNKEYAKEILVSVWDKVQNDEGNITAEKIFDELSITQELYEEAHNMLSSKRSVILKRCPNEVWTNQYNPCLLKSWDANMDVQFVLDPFSCIVYIVSYISKSEREMGMLLKQTKLEAEEGNFDARQTMKKIGSAYLHHREVSAQEAVYRVCNLKMKECSRKVVFVPVGDNPVRLSKPLSLLKKKYSKDVEINDEEDDENEVWMTNIIERYMNRPDKQMFHEMCLADFCSEFRVLAKSQVPKKENENVFELQNGKGYVQRRTRTQHAIVRYPRFSVEKMSEKYYQSLLQLFLPNWTEAQLKPPGFDLYKDFYETGYVKISGRKRKQSVKSIVDLNHSRYSKNEDAIDNAQEAYEMNGEQEDAWSRICPETEVLRREGLAHRKDNTVPQEGSMNIIPDIESGTHNADVLYHVEQNMNSREAMIPILQNLNETQREIFYMVRDWCLGKIVGEKYKPLYLFVTGGAGTGKSHLIKAIHYEASRLLSRIMSDPERISVLLAAFTGTAAFNIGGNTLHHLFSLKKYLPLPYEPLGEQSLSELRVKIGDLQILIIDEISMVYKRLLYYIHERLVQIKKCREPFGGVCVIAVGDFYQLPPVKQRKDERLYKENMTYPVDYWLDLFKVIELKGIMRQRDDLSFAEVLNSLRVRERDEQLTQQQSNLLQECIREGPEDVLHVFSTNEEVNAFNLTMLKRSCDDLLEINAQDYRKDKTSGKLMLKSKPVTTSRSDGLQSTLILSIKARVMLTRNCNVEDGLVNGVMGYICQFIFEENSDRIVRAVGIDFDNKEVGKKSGQKTKDGKLVFIERVQEEIKDKVSTVVRHQFPIRLSWACTAHKVQGMTTDKVVVNLDRAFAPGQAYVALSRVTSKAGLFIDTEDPARLQKNIYADSEVKTSLNEMAKVTIGDISRTLNSSGKKIVLHNIQSLGSHFGDLQNDVRFNQVDVICLTETWLRSGENTKNYALQGFQFHHLPRMEAYEESTVSNQSLHMSRGGGVALYLKDGENCYDIRSLSQMNIEGIAVKLIKENILLLSVYRPCMVNMATFLNSLQKVLNFLKTSDQNSIILGDFNEDAKANGPLQRFLKDQNFRQLVSFSTTEGGTTLDHVYVSSSIQIDSVHRLPTYYSYHDAVLLKLIDK; encoded by the coding sequence ATGTTGCAAGATCCAATGACGCTTTCCAGTTTGCTGAGGAATGATGACGCTATAAGATTTATGCAACCGATAAGAGGAACACCTGCTTACTGGGCAACTGCTCAAAAAGACCTCTTTGCTATGCTACGACAATTAGGAATCCCAACGTGGTTTTGTTCGTTTTCTGTAGCAGAGTATAGATGGAATGATGCTGTTAGAATCATATTACAACAACAAAGCATTGACAGAAACCCAGATCAAATGGAATGGTCAGAAAAGAATGATGTTTTAAGGTCCAATCCAGTTACAGTAGCTAGAATGTTTGAACAtagatttcaaatatttcacaGGGAAGTCATACTTTCACCAGCTGAACCAATAGGAAAGGTAGTAGACTTTTTTCAAAGAGTTGAGTTTCAGCAGAGGGGATCTCCCCACATGCACTGTTTATATTGGGTTGAAAATGCACCAAATATTGATTCTGATGGGGAGGAAGCTGTATGTAACTTCATTGACAGATATGTGGCATGTGCTGTACCATCAGAAAGTGATGACCCAGAATTGAGAAAAAGTGTTTTAGAAGTACAACAACATAGTAAAAAGCATTCAAAATCTTGCAAAAAGAAGGGTACAGAATGTAGGTTTAATTTCCCGAGGCCTCCATCGCAAAAAACATTCATAACAAGTATACAGGAGGAAGAAAAGTCGGATGAGTGTAAAATAGAAGCAAAGGTAAATAAGGAGTATGCCAAGGAAATATTAGTTAGTGTTTGGGATAAAGTACAGAATGATGAAGGAAACATAACGGCAGAGAAGATATTTGATGAACTTTCAATAACTCAGGAATTGTATGAAGAAGCCCATAACATGTTATCATCTAAAAGGTCTGTTATTCTCAAACGTTGCCCAAATGAAGTGTGGACAAACCAATATAACCCATGTCTTTTAAAATCCTGGGATGCTAATATGGACGTACAGTTTGTACTGGATCCATTCAGTtgcattgtttacattgtttcctatatatcaaAGTCAGAAAGGGAAATGGGTATGTTactcaaacaaacaaaattggAGGCTGAAGAAGGAAACTTTGATGCCAGACAGACAATGAAAAAAATTGGTTCAGCTTACTTGCATCACAGAGAAGTAAGTGCGCAGGAAGCTGTGTACAGAGTGTGTAACTTGAAGATGAAGGAGTGTTCTAGGAAAGTTGTTTTTGTACCTGTAGGCGATAACCCAGTGCGCTTAAGTAAGCCTTTGTCCTtgctgaagaaaaaatattcaaaggATGTAGAGATAAATGATGAGGAAGATGATGAGAATGAAGTTTGGATGACAAATATCATTGAACGTTACATGAACAGGCCAGATAAGCAAATGTTTCATGAAATGTGCCTTGCAGATTTTTGTTCTGAATTCAGAGTGCTGGCTAAATCTCAAGTTCCTAAGaaggaaaatgaaaatgtgtttgaattacagAATGGGAAGGGTTACGTGCAACGAAGAACGAGAACACAACATGCTATTGTGAGGTATCCAAGGTTCAGCGTTGAAAAAATGTCAGAAAAATATTATCAATCTCTTTTGCAACTTTTTCTTCCTAACTGGACAGAGGCACAGTTAAAACCACCTGGGTTTGATTTGTATAAGGATTTTTATGAAACTGGTTACGTAAAGATTTCTGGCAGAAAACGAAAGCAGTCTGTGAAGTCAATTGTGGATTTGAATCATTCGCGGTATTCAAAAAATGAAGATGCGATTGATAATGCCCAAGAAGCATATGAAATGAATGGTGAACAAGAAGATGCATGGTCACGCATATGTCCAGAAACAGAGGTTCTCAGAAGAGAAGGCCTAGCACACAGAAAAGACAACACAGTACCACAGGAAGGTAGTATGAATATTATACCGGATATTGAGAGTGGGACACATAATGCAGATGTCCTGTATCATGTAGAACAAAACATGAATTCTAGAGAGGCAATGATACCAATTCTTCAAAATCTGAATGAAACACagagggaaatattttacatggtGCGCGATTGGTGTCTAGGAAAGATTGTAGGGGAGAAATATAAACccttatatttatttgtaactGGAGGTGCAGGTACTGGTAAAAGTCATCTCATCAAAGCTATTCATTACGAAGCATCACGTTTGCTTTCACGAATAATGTCTGATCCAGAGAGGATATCAGTGCTTCTCGCAGCATTCACAGGAACAGCAGCTTTCAATATTGGCGGAAATACACTTCACCacttgttttcattaaaaaaatatcttccaTTGCCATATGAACCACTTGGAGAACAGAGTCTCAGTGAATTAAGAGTGAAGATAGGAGATCTTCAGATTCTTATCATTGATGAAATATCAATGGTGTACAAAAGACTTTTGTACTACATACACGAAAGGCTGGTACAGATTAAGAAATGCAGAGAACCATTTGGAGGAGTTTGTGTTATTGCTGTTGGGGACTTTTATCAGCTTCCTCCAGTTAAGCAGCGAAaagatgaaaggctttacaaagaaaatatgaCATATCCTGTGGACTACTGGCTTGACCTATTTAAGGTCATTGAGTTGAAAGGGATAATGAGACAAAGAGATGATTTGTCTTTTGCTGAGGTACTTAATTCTCTTCGTGTAAGAGAAAGAGATGAGCAATTGACACAGCAGCAAAGTAACTTGTTACAAGAATGTATCAGGGAAGGACCAGAAGATGTTCTTCATGTGTTTTCTACCAATGAGGAGGTAAACGCATTCAACCTGACAATGTTAAAGAGATCTTGTGAtgatttattagaaattaatgCACAAGATTATAGGAAGGACAAAACATCTGGTAAACTGATGCTAAAAAGTAAACCTGTGACAACATCAAGAAGTGATGGACTTCAAAGTACTCTGATCTTGTCCATCAAAGCAAGAGTGATGCTCACAAGAAATTGTAATGTAGAAGATGGCCTTGTGAATGGAGTAATGGGATATATCTGTCAGTTCATATTTGAAGAAAACAGTGATAGAATTGTAAGAGCTGTGGgaatagattttgataataagGAAGTTGGAAAGAAGTCCGGGCAAAAAACAAAGGATGGGAAATTGGTGTTCATAGAAAGAGTGCAAGAAGAGATAAAGGACAAAGTTAGTACAGTGGTACGCCACCAATTTCCAATTAGGTTATCTTGGGCATGCACAGCACATAAGGTGCAAGGGATGACAACAGACAAAGTTGTAGTGAATTTAGATAGAGCATTTGCCCCAGGTCAGGCATATGTTGCACTATCAAGGGTTACATCAAAGGCCGGCCTATTTATTGATACTGAAGATCCAGCTCGATTGCAGAAAAATATTTATGCTGATTCAGAAGTAAAGACATCTCTAAATGAAATGGCGAAAGTTACTATTGGTGACATTTCACGAACTCTAAATTCCAGTGGAAAGAAAATAGTTTTGCATAATATACAGAGCTTAGGTAGCCATTTTGGAGATCTACAAAATGATGTGAGGTTCAATCAGGTTGATGTTATTTGCTTAACAGAGACATGGTTAAGATCTGGAGAAAACACAAAGAATTATGCTCTTCAAGGGTTTCAGTTTCATCATCTTCCTAGAATGGAAGCATATGAGGAAAGCACTGTCTCAAATCAGAGTTTACACATGTCAAGGGGTGGAGGCGTTGCTCTGTATTTGAAAGATGGTGAAAATTGTTATGATATTCGTTCACTGTCCCAGATGAATATTGAAGGAATAGCTGTGAAGTTGATAAAGGagaatattttgttgttgtctgTGTATCGACCATGCATGGTAAATATGGCAACATTCCTTAACAGTCTTCAGAAAGTTCTTAACTTCTTAAAAACAAGTGATCAAAACAGTATCATTTTGGGGGATTTTAATGAGGATGCCAAAGCCAATGGGCCACTTCAAAGATTTTTGAAAGATCAAAACTTCAGACAACTTGTATCCTTTAGCACCACTGAAGGGGGAACAACTTTGGATCATGTATATGTATCCAGTTCTATACAGATTGATAGTGTCCACCGATTACCCACATATTATAGTTACCATGATGCTGTCCTTCTGAAATTGATAGATAAATGA